From Paenibacillus graminis:
GATGTAAGAGTTATTGGTTTTTTGTCAAAAAGGGGATTATAATATAGTAGATAGGTTGAGTGGGAGGAGGGGCAGGCAAGGATGGTCCAGGTTGTATTGCTGTGGTTCGCACTGATTAATATTATTGGTTATGTGGTCATGTCCGAGGACAAGAACAAGGCCAGGAAAAGACGGGACCGTGTACCCGAAAAAACACTGTTTCTGCTGGCATTCATGGGCGGCGCGCTGGGCGTGCTGATTGCCATGTACCACAAACGCCACAAGACCAGGCATACTTCCTTCGTGATCGGAATTCCGCTCTTGCTGCTGCTGAACATCTTGCTGTATGGTTATTTTTTGGGATAAACAAAACAGAAGAAGAGGTGGCGTACATGTTATTCTCGAAAATATTGCTGGCCTATGACGGTTCCAAGGCTTCCAATCAGGCGCTGGAGCGCGCGATCGAACTGGCCAAGGTAACTCCGGGCTCATCCCTTTACGTCGTACATGCTTTTGAATTCCCGCGTTTTTTTATCGGGGAAGCTCTCGCGCCTCTGCCGGCTTCAGTGAATAAGGATTATTATGATTTGGCGGTACAAACCACCGATGAAGTGAAAAGCCGTCTGGAAGCGGAAGGACTGAATTCGACAGTTGAACTGCTGCAGGGCTCCCCTGCTGAAGTGATATTGACTTACGCTAAGGAGCAGGGTGCGGATGTGATTGTGATCGGCAGCCGCGGGCTGGGCGGAATTCGTGAATTTGTTCTGGGCAGTGTAAGCCATAATGTGGTTCAGAGCGCGCGTATTCCAGTACTGGTCGTAAAATAATATATTATCCTGGAGGAGCGCTCGTGCGTTCCCCTTTTTTCTTTTTGGCGGCGGAATAGCGTGTGTGATGAAGAATCCAAATGTGCCCAAAAGCGAACGTTTTAACTCCTTTATATGACAATGTTCGTGTTTAAGTTGACATGATGTGTAGGCCATTGTTAAGATGAACCTATGAAGAGCTCGTATAAAACCGGGGATAGGGCCCGGAAGTTTCTACCCGGTAACCGTAAATTGCCGGACTACGAGGGAATAGGATGACTAGAACGGCCGCCAGCGCCGCCTTGGACACGGGGCGGCGAGCTGTGCGCTTGTCCCTGCTGCATGCCGCTGAAGCTGTAAATAGGGGCTGCACTCCTAATTCCTGAAGTAGTCTGGGTCCATCCGCAGCAAAATGCGTCTGGAATCCGGGCTTTTTTTTTCGGATTTATGGAAAACTAGAATGAAACAGGACAAACTTATTACCACATGAGTCTCTAAATTGGGAAGCGGAAGGTAGGTTGAATCATGTCTGTGCAGGTTGGTGTCATCATGGGCAGCAAGTCAGATTGGGAAACGATGGAGCATGCTTGCAACGTCCTTGAGGAGCTGGGGATAGCGTATGAGAAAAAGGTGATATCGGCGCACCGCACACCGGATCTGATGTTCCGCTACGCGGAGGAAGCGGCAGGCCGCGGCTTGCGCGTCATTATTGCCGGAGCAGGCGGAGCAGCGCATCTGCCGGGCATGGTGGCAGCAAAGACCATGCTGCCCGTTATCGGTGTCCCGGTGCAGTCGAAGGCGCTGAATGGTCTGGATTCGCTGCTCTCTATTGTGCAGATGCCGGGTGGCATTCCGGTAGCCACCGTTGCGATTGGCCGTGCAGGGGCGACCAATGCGGGGCTGCTGGCCGCGCAGATCATCGGCGCGTTCGATCCTGAGGTGCAGAGCAAGGCGCAGCAGCGGCGCGACGCCATTCAGCGCGAAGTGCTGGAAAGCAGCGAGAGCCTATGAGGCCGGAGGAGCTGAAGGCCGGTGGAATGGCGGCTCCGGCGGAGAAGCTGAAAGCACAGAGCCTGGGGGCTGCGGGGCAAAGCAGCCCGGAGGGCAGGGGGAATGCGAAGCCGGCAGCTGCCGCTTCGGGGGACACCGCCGCGCCGGGTACAGGCGCGCCCCGGACATTGCTGCCCGGCGCGACCATCGGCGTCCTCGGCGGCGGGCAGCTCGGGCGGATGATGGCGCTGGCGGGCAGCGCCATGGGCTACCGCTTCGTAGCGCTGGACCCTGCGCCGGATGCGCCCTGCGGGCAGGTGACGCCGCAGATTACAGCGGCGTACGACGACCGGGACGCGGCGCGTGAGCTGGCCCGGCGCGCGGACGTCATCACGTACGAGTTCGAGAACGTCGACGCGGATGTGGCAGCACTGCTGACGGCTGAGTCGTACGTGCCGCAGGGCAGCGCGCTGCTGTATACGACGCAGCATCGGCTGCGCGAGAAGGCCGCCATCGAGGCGGCAGGCGTCCCAGTCGCCCCTTACCGCAAGGCCGGCAGTCTGGCCGAGCTTACGGCCGCTGCAGCCGAGCTGGGCCTTCCCTGTGTGCTGAAGACAGCCACAGGGGGATACGACGGCAAGGGACAAGCCGTCATCCGCCAACCGGTAGAGCTGGAAGCCGCCTTCCGGCAGGTAGCGCCTGGCGTCTCAGCCGGCGGCGCTCCACCAGAGCTGGTGCTGGAGAAATTTGTCGCCTTCAAATGCGAAATTTCTGTGGTGGCTGCACGCAGCGCCTCCGGCGAGGTGAAGAGCTTTCCGGCCGCGGAGAATATCCATGTGAACAACATCCTGCATATGTCTATCGTGCCTGCAAGGGTGCCGGAAGAGATTCAGCGGCGGGCCTGCGAGCTGGCCGAGCGGATTGTCTCCGGGATGAATGCGGTTGGACTGCTCGCCGTAGAAATGTTCGTCACAGACAGCGGCGAGCTGTTCGTAAATGAGCTGGCGCCGCGTCCGCATAATTCCGGGCATTACACGATGGATGCCTGTGTCACCTCGCAGTTTGAGCAGCATGTGCGGGCCATCTGCAATCTGCCGCTTGGAGACACCACACTGCTAACCCCTGTGGTCATGGTGAATGTGCTTGGCCAGCATCTGGATGGAGCCATTCAGGCGGTCTGTACCCCGGATGAAGCAGGAAACCGGCTTGGTGTAGCACCCAAGCTTCATATATATGGCAAGTCTGAGAGCAAGACCGGCCGCAAAATGGGACACATCAACCTGCTCTGCAAGGATACCGGCGACGGACTGTCCTGGGTGGAGCAAACTAACCTTTGGAGGAACTGAACAGATATGATCGAACGTTACAGCAGACCTGAGATGCGGGCCATTTGGACCGAAGAGAATAAATTCAACGCGTGGCTGGAAGTGGAAATTTGCGCATGCGAGGCTTGGGCCGAGCTGGGAGTCATCCCGTATGAGGATGCTGCGAAGCTGCGCAAGGATGCCAAATTCGACATCGACCGCATTAATGAGATTGAGCTCGAAACGCGTCATGATGTGATTGCTTTTACCCGTGCGGTATCCGAGAGCCTGGGCGCGGAGCGCAAATGGGTGCACTACGGATTAACCTCGACGGACGTTGTGGATACGGCGCTCGGCTATCTGCTGCGCCAGGCCAACGAAATTCTGGAGAAGGATATTATCAATTTCATCGAAATCCTCAAAGACAAAGCGCTGGCTTACAAAGACACTCCGATGATGGGGCGCACCCATGGCGTGCACGCTGAGCCAACTACGTTTGGACTCAAAATGGCGCTCTGGTACGAGGAAATGAAGCGCAATCTGGAGCGTTTCCGCCATGCTGCAAACGGCGTGCAGTTCGGCAAAATCTCCGGAGCGGTCGGCACTTACGCCAATATCGACCCGTTCGTTGAAGAATTTGTCTGCCGCAAGCTGGGCACCAGCCCGGCGCCAATTTCCACACAGACGCTGCAGCGTGACCGCCACGCGGAGTATATGGCTGCGCTGGCCCTTGTCGCTACTTCCCTGGACAAGTTCGCTACCGAAATCCGCGCGCTGCAAAAGAGCGAAATCCGCGAGGTGGAGGAGGCTTTTGCCAAAGGACAAAAGGGTTCGTCGGCAATGCCGCATAAACGTAATCCGATCGGCTGCGAGAACATCTCCGGCCTGTCCCGTGTTATCCGCGGCCACATGGTTACTGCTTACGAGAACGTGCCGCTGTGGCATGAACGTGATATCTCACACTCTTCTGTGGAGCGGATTATCCTGCCGGATGCGACTATGCTGCTGAACTATATGCTGAACCGCTTCGGCAACATCGTGAAGAACCTGACTGTGTTCCCGGACAATATGAAGCGCAACATGAACCGCACCTTCGGGGTGCCGTTCTCCGGACGCATCTTGACCAAGCTGATTGACAAGGGCTTCAGCCGCGAGCAGGCCTACGATACCGTGCAGCCGCGCGCGATGCAGGCCTGGGAGGAGCAAACCCAGTTCCGCGATATCGTAGAGGCTACCCCGGAGATCACCGCTGTGCTCAGCCCGGAAGAGATTGAGGATGCTTTTAATCCTTCCTGGCACCTTAAGCATGTGGATACCATCTTCCGCAAGCTGGAGCTTATCTAATTAAAAGGTAAGTTAGTGGTGAACTGAGGAGCTGGAGAATAATACGAGCGGGAGCGCTGAGAAGTTATTTTGTTTCTGAGAAGCGGAGCAACAGGAGATTGGAATAGGTATTTGGGTTAAAGATGAACGGAGAGAAATTTTGGAACTGGAGAAGCGTTAGCGTTCGCCTTTATGTTTGGATTTCTACCGCTATCAGCGGTTCAAAACAGGAAATTCAAACATAACAGCGATCGGAAGTCCAAACATTTCTTGCAGTGAACCTATTAACCCCAGGAGTATTCAATTTTTGTCGATTCGAATCGAAGAAAAGAAGACGTCCTGGCTCTTTTAGCTCAAGTATATACACAAGATCATTTGTTCAAGGGAGGAAAGGTCATGACATACCCTGCCGTATCCACGGCTGTGGATCTCGTAAATGCACCGCTGCTCTACAAAGGAAAGGTTCGCGAGTTGTACGATCTGGGGGAAGAAGTGCTGATCGTGGTCACGGACCGGATATCCGCATTTGATTATGTGCTTGACCCGGCGGTGCCGGAGAAGGGCAATGTGCTTAACCGGCTCAGCGCGTTCTGGTTTGGCAAAACCAGTGAGCTGATGGAGAACCACGTCGTGCATATTGATGTGGACCAGCTGGGAGGGATCGTGAAGGACCGGGAGGCGCTCAGAAACCGCATTATGGTCGTCCGCAAAGCAGAGCGTATTGACATTGAATGCGTTGTGCGCGGCTGCATTACCGGCGGCGGCTGGCGGCAGTATCAGGAGACCGGCAAGGTCAACGGAATCGGGCTTCCTGCGGGCCTGCGCAAAAACGCGCAGCTGTCCCAGCCGATTTTCACCCCTGCGGCCAAAAATGATGTCGGTCACGACGAGGATATCCCTTTTGAGAAGATGCAGGAGCTGGTTGGTGCGGACCTTGCGCTGGAACTCAAGGAGAAGAGCCTGAAGCTGTTCGCTTTTGCCAGAGAGTACTGTGAAGAGCGTGGCATTATCCTGGCGGATTGCAAATTCGAGTTCGGGCTGCTGGACGGCAAGGTGATCCTGATCGACGAAATTTTTACCCCGGATGCTTCACGTTTCTGGGCCAAAGATAAATACGCGCTGGATATTGAGATTGACAGCATGGACAAGGAGCCGGTACGGACCTACCTTTCCGCATCCTCCTGGGACAAGAACAGCACCCCGGACCCGCTCCCGGCAGAAGTCGTGGAAGAAACCACCCGCCGTTATCTGGATATTTATCATCGCCTTACGGGCAAGTCGTTATAGATTTTTGTATTTTCCCGGCCAGTATTAATTGCACTCTATGCAGTTATTTCGCCGGAGATATTGAGATTATAGCTGTATGTACCGATCATTAATTCACGCCAAGCCAAGCTCATTAAATTTTAGGAGGAACTACAAGCGTATGTTAAAAGCGACAGTCTATGTCACCATCAAAAAAAGTGTGCTCGATCCCCAAGGTGTAGCCGTGCAAGGGGCGCTGCATTCCGTAGGTTTTCAAGAAGTGGAGAGCTTGCGCATTGGCAAGTATATGGAATTAACCCTGGATACCGACAACCGCGCTGAAGCGGAAGGACGCCTGAAGGAAATGTGTGAAA
This genomic window contains:
- a CDS encoding DUF1294 domain-containing protein, which encodes MVQVVLLWFALINIIGYVVMSEDKNKARKRRDRVPEKTLFLLAFMGGALGVLIAMYHKRHKTRHTSFVIGIPLLLLLNILLYGYFLG
- a CDS encoding universal stress protein, with amino-acid sequence MLFSKILLAYDGSKASNQALERAIELAKVTPGSSLYVVHAFEFPRFFIGEALAPLPASVNKDYYDLAVQTTDEVKSRLEAEGLNSTVELLQGSPAEVILTYAKEQGADVIVIGSRGLGGIREFVLGSVSHNVVQSARIPVLVVK
- the purK gene encoding 5-(carboxyamino)imidazole ribonucleotide synthase; its protein translation is MRPEELKAGGMAAPAEKLKAQSLGAAGQSSPEGRGNAKPAAAASGDTAAPGTGAPRTLLPGATIGVLGGGQLGRMMALAGSAMGYRFVALDPAPDAPCGQVTPQITAAYDDRDAARELARRADVITYEFENVDADVAALLTAESYVPQGSALLYTTQHRLREKAAIEAAGVPVAPYRKAGSLAELTAAAAELGLPCVLKTATGGYDGKGQAVIRQPVELEAAFRQVAPGVSAGGAPPELVLEKFVAFKCEISVVAARSASGEVKSFPAAENIHVNNILHMSIVPARVPEEIQRRACELAERIVSGMNAVGLLAVEMFVTDSGELFVNELAPRPHNSGHYTMDACVTSQFEQHVRAICNLPLGDTTLLTPVVMVNVLGQHLDGAIQAVCTPDEAGNRLGVAPKLHIYGKSESKTGRKMGHINLLCKDTGDGLSWVEQTNLWRN
- a CDS encoding phosphoribosylaminoimidazolesuccinocarboxamide synthase yields the protein MTYPAVSTAVDLVNAPLLYKGKVRELYDLGEEVLIVVTDRISAFDYVLDPAVPEKGNVLNRLSAFWFGKTSELMENHVVHIDVDQLGGIVKDREALRNRIMVVRKAERIDIECVVRGCITGGGWRQYQETGKVNGIGLPAGLRKNAQLSQPIFTPAAKNDVGHDEDIPFEKMQELVGADLALELKEKSLKLFAFAREYCEERGIILADCKFEFGLLDGKVILIDEIFTPDASRFWAKDKYALDIEIDSMDKEPVRTYLSASSWDKNSTPDPLPAEVVEETTRRYLDIYHRLTGKSL
- the purB gene encoding adenylosuccinate lyase yields the protein MIERYSRPEMRAIWTEENKFNAWLEVEICACEAWAELGVIPYEDAAKLRKDAKFDIDRINEIELETRHDVIAFTRAVSESLGAERKWVHYGLTSTDVVDTALGYLLRQANEILEKDIINFIEILKDKALAYKDTPMMGRTHGVHAEPTTFGLKMALWYEEMKRNLERFRHAANGVQFGKISGAVGTYANIDPFVEEFVCRKLGTSPAPISTQTLQRDRHAEYMAALALVATSLDKFATEIRALQKSEIREVEEAFAKGQKGSSAMPHKRNPIGCENISGLSRVIRGHMVTAYENVPLWHERDISHSSVERIILPDATMLLNYMLNRFGNIVKNLTVFPDNMKRNMNRTFGVPFSGRILTKLIDKGFSREQAYDTVQPRAMQAWEEQTQFRDIVEATPEITAVLSPEEIEDAFNPSWHLKHVDTIFRKLELI
- the purS gene encoding phosphoribosylformylglycinamidine synthase subunit PurS, encoding MLKATVYVTIKKSVLDPQGVAVQGALHSVGFQEVESLRIGKYMELTLDTDNRAEAEGRLKEMCEKLLANTVIEDYRYELED
- the purE gene encoding 5-(carboxyamino)imidazole ribonucleotide mutase, which translates into the protein MSVQVGVIMGSKSDWETMEHACNVLEELGIAYEKKVISAHRTPDLMFRYAEEAAGRGLRVIIAGAGGAAHLPGMVAAKTMLPVIGVPVQSKALNGLDSLLSIVQMPGGIPVATVAIGRAGATNAGLLAAQIIGAFDPEVQSKAQQRRDAIQREVLESSESL